A window from Cryptomeria japonica chromosome 1, Sugi_1.0, whole genome shotgun sequence encodes these proteins:
- the LOC131069091 gene encoding uncharacterized protein LOC131069091 codes for MKISSWNVKGLSAPDKRRLVKRDLTMLNLDVILLQETKLNSDKVVDFKNFCFKWEGLFQDARGSARGLGILWNLVNIEVYPVASCDFWMACTIKCKKLNHCSPLFNIYGPIKMEDKLRVWNEITLQVNLLELGKVIMTGDFNAILNFEDKVGGLKKPTKVMDDLWDFVSNYRLVDIVPKNGKFTWNNRRLNFSNIVERLDRFFVGEWWLLNNHSLEAVIES; via the coding sequence ATGAAGATCTCCTCATGGAATGTCAAGGGCTTGTCTGCCCCTGACAAAAGACGCTTGGTCAAAAGAGATTTGACCATGCTTAATTTGGATGTGATATTGCTTCAAGAAACTAAGTTGAACTCGGATAAAGTTGTGGATTTTAAGAATTTTTGTTTTAAATGGGAAGGATTGTTTCAAGACGCTAGAGGATCTGCTAGAGGTCTTGGGATTCTCTGGAACCTAGTCAACATTGAGGTTTACCCTGTTGCTTCTTGTGATTTTTGGATGGCATGTACTATCAAGTGCAAAAAGTTGAATCATTGTTCTCCACTTTTCAACATCTATGGACCAATCAAGATGGAGGATAAGTTGCGAGTCTGGAATGAGATTACGCTTCAAGTTAACTTGTTAGAATTGGGGAAGGTTATTATGactggtgatttcaatgccattctaAACTTCGAGGATAAGGTTGGCGGTCTGAAAAAACCCACTAAAGTCATGGATGATTTATGGGATTTTGTATCCAACTACAGGTTAGTTGACATTGTTCCTAAAAATGGCAagttcacttggaataataggcGGCTAAATTTCTCCAATATTGTTGAAAGACTAGATAGATTCTTTGTCGGTGAATGGTGGTTGCTGAACAATCATTCTCTTGAGGCTGTAATTGAATCTTAG